One window from the genome of Leuconostoc suionicum encodes:
- a CDS encoding FUSC family protein, with the protein MQFGNFRLGLRTLKTALAVMLIITSFYFFNRPPFVACLAAVFALRESWDKTLNFAKVRLISNTVGGAFALFYFIIHQQTHQAAWVSMILLPLLVIVVIVLLDGFNYNSGVIGAMAALLMISLNIPAGATIVYVIDRIIDTFIGVVIAIAINRFWSPKKAT; encoded by the coding sequence ATGCAATTCGGGAATTTTCGATTAGGGTTACGTACATTAAAGACTGCTCTAGCCGTTATGCTAATCATCACGTCATTTTATTTTTTTAATCGTCCGCCTTTTGTTGCGTGTTTAGCGGCGGTTTTTGCACTGCGAGAAAGTTGGGATAAAACGCTTAACTTTGCCAAGGTGCGGTTAATTTCCAACACAGTTGGTGGTGCTTTTGCACTATTTTATTTCATTATTCACCAACAAACGCATCAAGCTGCTTGGGTTTCCATGATTCTTTTACCTCTACTTGTTATTGTTGTGATCGTTTTATTGGATGGCTTCAACTACAATAGCGGTGTTATTGGGGCAATGGCTGCCTTATTAATGATCTCATTAAACATTCCAGCTGGCGCAACCATAGTTTATGTCATTGACCGTATTATTGATACTTTCATCGGTGTGGTCATAGCCATCGCGATTAACCGATTTTGGTCACCAAAAAAAGCGACGTGA
- a CDS encoding HAD-IIB family hydrolase encodes MSIKLIASDMDGTFLTANDEYSQARFERVLSVMKTRDMRFVAASGRQVKNLQQLFAPTINNGFEMDFVGSNGAVVSTFDQQLYSVHLSANQLEKVIDWNAKNPESAENIIIMTGDKGTYVSNHATGQVAEMVFQFYPNVKQVEKLMQVDDHILGITFVWPNNEVQQHVSALRNIFGNELHATGSGFGSVDVLGKGVDKAAGLQVLQDYYNVLDSEVMVFGDNGNDLEMLTKYENGFVMPNAEPFMQQRVTKKAVDVNTNDGVLKTIEQYLGI; translated from the coding sequence ATGTCAATTAAATTAATTGCGTCGGACATGGATGGCACGTTTTTAACGGCAAATGACGAATATAGTCAAGCTAGATTTGAACGCGTTTTATCAGTCATGAAGACACGCGATATGCGTTTTGTTGCGGCTTCAGGGCGCCAAGTTAAAAATCTACAACAATTGTTTGCCCCAACAATTAATAATGGCTTTGAAATGGATTTTGTTGGTTCCAATGGTGCAGTTGTATCAACATTTGACCAACAATTGTATTCGGTACATTTGTCAGCTAATCAATTAGAAAAGGTCATTGACTGGAATGCTAAAAATCCGGAGTCAGCGGAAAACATTATTATCATGACAGGTGATAAAGGCACATACGTGTCTAACCATGCTACGGGTCAAGTTGCGGAAATGGTTTTTCAATTTTATCCCAACGTCAAGCAAGTTGAAAAATTAATGCAAGTTGATGATCACATTTTGGGTATTACTTTTGTGTGGCCAAATAATGAAGTGCAGCAACATGTATCAGCGCTTAGAAATATTTTTGGCAACGAATTGCACGCAACTGGGTCAGGATTTGGCTCTGTTGATGTTTTAGGAAAAGGTGTGGATAAGGCAGCAGGGCTACAAGTTTTGCAGGATTACTACAATGTTTTAGATAGTGAAGTGATGGTATTTGGCGATAACGGTAATGATTTAGAGATGTTGACTAAATACGAAAATGGGTTCGTGATGCCTAATGCGGAGCCGTTTATGCAACAAAGAGTAACTAAAAAAGCCGTCGATGTGAACACAAACGACGGTGTTTTGAAGACAATCGAACAATATTTAGGTATTTAA
- a CDS encoding lipid II:glycine glycyltransferase FemX, whose amino-acid sequence MTILNLDDSKKVTDYQQFVRENPRGQVTQDPLWGELKSNWGHIYVYHETDGKIDAAMSILTVEAVPGKLLAYVGRGPVADVEDIDLIKSMINEALTALPDNVFLVRMDPEVSYSDALNQKYIDAGFKTRNKQVEHMHGNIQPRKNVVLYYDGRGEGAKPITNEEELMLHFKPKVRNDIRRAFRDGVTVTSGDSEEDIRALFDTYVSMAKSHGITHRPIDYFLRMQKLWAGTGLFRVYLAHYENQVIASGLGFSYGDEIWYMYAGSYREFGKHNAPAAIQYEMLKWGLELSKVEYDFGGIGEFDNSDGLYKFKHEFAYHDPHAEYIGELDWVIDESGYQEYLKQFE is encoded by the coding sequence ATGACTATTTTAAATTTAGATGATTCCAAAAAAGTAACTGATTACCAGCAATTCGTTCGTGAAAATCCCCGTGGGCAAGTAACACAGGATCCATTGTGGGGAGAGTTAAAATCCAACTGGGGACACATTTACGTTTACCACGAAACTGACGGAAAAATTGATGCCGCTATGTCTATTTTAACCGTCGAAGCAGTGCCAGGAAAACTATTAGCTTATGTTGGCCGAGGGCCAGTAGCTGATGTTGAGGATATTGACTTGATTAAGTCAATGATTAATGAAGCATTGACGGCTTTGCCAGATAATGTATTTTTGGTACGTATGGATCCTGAGGTATCATATTCTGATGCGTTAAATCAAAAGTATATTGATGCTGGATTTAAAACAAGAAACAAACAAGTTGAGCATATGCATGGTAACATTCAACCACGTAAGAATGTTGTTTTGTACTATGATGGTCGTGGTGAAGGGGCTAAACCCATTACAAATGAAGAAGAGTTAATGCTTCATTTTAAGCCGAAAGTCAGAAATGATATTCGTCGTGCTTTTCGTGACGGGGTTACTGTTACAAGTGGTGATAGTGAAGAAGACATTCGCGCATTGTTTGATACATATGTATCGATGGCGAAGAGCCATGGTATTACCCATCGACCAATTGACTATTTCTTACGAATGCAAAAGTTATGGGCTGGCACGGGATTATTCCGTGTTTATCTAGCCCATTATGAAAATCAAGTTATTGCCAGTGGCCTTGGTTTCTCTTATGGTGATGAAATTTGGTATATGTACGCTGGTTCATATCGTGAATTTGGAAAGCATAATGCGCCTGCAGCTATTCAATATGAGATGCTTAAGTGGGGACTTGAATTAAGCAAAGTTGAGTACGATTTTGGTGGCATCGGTGAGTTTGATAATTCAGATGGATTGTACAAATTCAAGCATGAATTTGCTTACCATGATCCCCATGCTGAGTATATTGGTGAACTAGATTGGGTAATTGATGAATCTGGTTATCAAGAATATCTTAAACAATTTGAATGA
- a CDS encoding redox-sensing transcriptional repressor Rex translates to MTQQPKIPRATAKRLPIYFRYLTFLHDAGKERISSSELSEAIKFDAATIRRDFSYFGALGKRGYGYDVKALLDFFANVLDQDSLINVALIGAGNLGQALLNFNFHQSSNMRIAAAFDADEKRAGTILSGVPIYSMAELQEQMTAQRINIAILTVPQGVAQEITDQLVETSVKGILNFTPVRVTVPAGVRVQNVDLTNELQTLVYFIENYGSITTGL, encoded by the coding sequence ATGACTCAACAACCTAAAATACCGCGTGCAACTGCTAAGCGGCTACCTATATATTTTCGTTATCTAACATTTTTACATGATGCTGGCAAGGAACGGATTTCTTCCTCAGAGTTGAGTGAAGCTATTAAGTTCGATGCGGCAACAATTCGTCGAGATTTTTCATATTTTGGTGCGCTAGGTAAGCGTGGCTATGGTTATGATGTCAAAGCGCTTTTAGATTTTTTTGCCAATGTATTGGACCAAGATAGCTTAATTAATGTGGCTTTAATTGGTGCTGGTAACCTTGGACAAGCGCTGTTGAATTTCAATTTCCATCAATCATCAAATATGCGTATTGCAGCAGCATTTGATGCTGACGAAAAACGTGCGGGTACAATTTTATCAGGTGTGCCTATTTATTCTATGGCAGAATTACAAGAACAGATGACAGCACAACGCATCAATATCGCGATTCTAACTGTTCCTCAAGGCGTAGCACAAGAAATAACAGACCAATTAGTAGAAACGAGCGTTAAGGGCATTTTAAACTTTACACCGGTGCGTGTAACTGTTCCGGCAGGTGTTCGTGTACAAAACGTTGACTTAACAAATGAATTACAGACGTTAGTTTATTTCATCGAAAACTACGGCTCAATTACGACAGGACTATAA